From Paraburkholderia sabiae, a single genomic window includes:
- a CDS encoding efflux RND transporter permease subunit, with product MNISHFCIDRPIFASVISIVITLGGALTMLALPTAQYPDITPPQITISATYPGASADVVANNVAAPIEQQVNGADNMIYMSSSSSSTGNLTINAYFQIGTNPELAQVDVQNRVNLALPQLPQSVTAQGVQVQKKSQAFMMVIAIYSPTERYDATYIANYANVYVLDALKRIPGANQSSIFGTPDYAMRIWLRPDRMAQLGITAADVQRAVANQNQQFAVGRLGQSPTGNPVEQSFAVTTTGRLTEPAQFENIIIRAQSGGAAIVRLKDIGRAELGQKDYSIRSRFQGKPATVLAVYQQPGANALDVSKQVRATLAEMKKTFPEGIDYEIAMDTTEFTRASITDVVHTFFEAVVLVVIVVFVFLQSLRATLIPVLAVPVSIVGTFMGMEALGFSINMLTLFGMVLAIGIVVDDAIVVIENVERNMTVHKLDPKSAAKQAMDEVAGPVVAIVLVLCAVFVPVAFLGGITGQMYKQFAITIAISVVISGVVALTLSPALAALLLKPGHHEKKGFFRWFDNQFARMTAGYTRAVRLIIKRFVIALLVFVGMIGLAVLMMRDIPTAFLPPEDQGYLLGAVIMPDAASLDRTGKVSDRISEYFMKQPAVGSITTVDGFSILDSQNKNNSSTFFVGFKSFEERYKSANIRTQNARAVLIDAYKALSQIREGIVVPLNPPSIPGLGTTGGTEMWIQSKGDATIAQFAAVVNDFVARAKQRPELTGVTNTFNADSQQLLVDVDRDKAETLGVPVEDVYSAMQTMFGSLYVSQFNRSSRLWQVILQAEPSYRLKPDDLEQIFVRSSNGSMVPLKSVVTSRYVTGPDLITRFNNFPAVKITANAAPGYASGQVISTLEELATQMPSEYGIAWSGEAFEAKQSGGTSGLVFVFGLIMVFLILAAQYEKWSLPFGVLMAVPFALFGALLAILLRGLNNDVYFQIGLTMLVALAAKNAILIFEFAVLNREAGKSVFDATMTAAEERLRPIVMTSLAFILGCVPLAIATGASANSRHSIGTGVIGGMLGATAIAVFFIPMFFYVLETMSEKSAKKKDKKTGDVPPSGPGATPSEPKVPPSAGGPSVGGGPTTSLSAPREGD from the coding sequence ATGAACATCTCCCACTTCTGCATCGACCGCCCGATCTTCGCCTCGGTCATCTCGATCGTCATCACGCTCGGCGGCGCGCTGACGATGCTCGCGCTGCCCACCGCGCAATACCCCGACATCACGCCGCCGCAGATCACGATCTCCGCGACCTATCCGGGCGCGAGCGCCGACGTGGTCGCCAACAACGTCGCCGCACCGATCGAGCAGCAGGTCAACGGCGCTGACAACATGATCTACATGAGCTCGTCGAGCTCATCGACGGGCAACCTGACGATCAACGCGTACTTCCAGATCGGCACGAACCCGGAACTCGCCCAGGTCGACGTGCAGAACCGCGTGAATCTCGCGCTGCCGCAACTGCCGCAATCGGTGACGGCGCAGGGCGTGCAGGTGCAGAAGAAATCGCAGGCGTTCATGATGGTGATCGCGATCTACTCGCCCACCGAGCGCTACGACGCGACCTACATCGCCAACTACGCGAACGTCTACGTGCTCGATGCCTTGAAGCGCATTCCGGGCGCGAACCAGTCGAGCATCTTCGGCACGCCCGACTACGCGATGCGCATCTGGCTGCGCCCCGACCGCATGGCGCAACTCGGCATCACAGCCGCCGACGTGCAGCGGGCGGTGGCGAACCAGAACCAGCAGTTCGCCGTCGGCCGATTGGGGCAATCGCCAACCGGCAACCCCGTCGAGCAGTCGTTCGCCGTCACGACGACGGGACGCCTCACCGAACCCGCCCAGTTCGAGAACATCATCATTCGTGCGCAAAGCGGCGGCGCGGCGATCGTGCGACTCAAGGACATCGGCCGTGCCGAACTGGGGCAAAAGGACTATTCGATCCGCAGCCGCTTCCAGGGCAAGCCCGCGACCGTGCTCGCCGTCTACCAGCAGCCGGGCGCGAACGCGCTCGATGTGTCGAAACAGGTGCGCGCGACACTCGCCGAGATGAAGAAGACGTTCCCCGAAGGGATCGACTACGAGATCGCGATGGACACCACCGAGTTCACGCGCGCGTCGATCACGGATGTCGTGCACACGTTCTTCGAAGCCGTCGTGCTGGTGGTGATCGTCGTGTTCGTGTTCCTGCAGAGCCTGCGCGCGACGCTGATTCCCGTGCTGGCCGTGCCGGTGTCGATTGTCGGCACGTTCATGGGGATGGAGGCGCTCGGTTTCTCGATCAACATGCTCACGCTGTTCGGCATGGTGCTCGCGATCGGCATCGTCGTGGACGATGCGATCGTCGTGATCGAGAACGTCGAGCGCAACATGACCGTTCACAAGCTCGATCCGAAATCGGCCGCGAAACAGGCGATGGATGAGGTCGCCGGGCCGGTCGTCGCGATCGTGCTGGTGCTGTGCGCGGTGTTCGTGCCGGTGGCGTTTCTCGGCGGCATTACCGGGCAGATGTACAAGCAGTTCGCGATCACGATTGCGATCTCGGTGGTGATTTCCGGTGTGGTCGCATTGACGCTCTCGCCCGCGCTTGCCGCATTGCTGCTGAAACCCGGACATCACGAGAAAAAAGGCTTCTTCCGCTGGTTCGACAACCAGTTCGCGCGGATGACGGCGGGTTATACGCGCGCGGTGCGGCTCATCATCAAGCGTTTCGTGATCGCGCTGCTGGTTTTTGTCGGCATGATCGGGCTCGCGGTGCTGATGATGCGTGACATCCCGACCGCCTTCCTGCCGCCCGAAGATCAGGGCTATCTGCTCGGCGCCGTGATCATGCCCGATGCCGCATCGCTCGATCGAACGGGGAAAGTTTCCGATCGCATTTCAGAGTACTTTATGAAGCAGCCCGCCGTCGGCAGCATCACGACCGTCGACGGCTTCAGCATTCTCGATAGCCAGAACAAGAACAATTCGTCGACGTTCTTCGTCGGCTTCAAGAGTTTCGAGGAACGTTACAAGTCGGCCAATATCCGCACGCAGAACGCGCGCGCGGTGCTGATCGATGCATACAAGGCGCTCTCGCAGATTCGCGAAGGCATCGTCGTGCCGCTCAATCCGCCGTCGATTCCGGGCCTCGGCACGACGGGCGGCACGGAGATGTGGATCCAGAGCAAGGGCGATGCGACCATCGCGCAGTTCGCGGCGGTGGTGAACGATTTCGTCGCGCGTGCGAAGCAGCGGCCGGAACTCACCGGCGTGACCAACACCTTTAATGCGGATTCGCAGCAGCTGCTGGTTGACGTCGATCGCGACAAGGCGGAGACACTCGGCGTGCCGGTGGAGGACGTCTATAGCGCGATGCAGACGATGTTCGGTTCGCTCTATGTGTCGCAGTTCAACCGTTCGAGCCGTTTGTGGCAGGTCATTCTGCAGGCCGAGCCGTCGTATCGCCTGAAGCCCGACGATCTCGAACAGATCTTCGTGCGCAGTTCGAATGGCAGCATGGTGCCGCTCAAATCGGTGGTGACGTCGCGCTACGTGACGGGGCCGGACCTGATCACGCGCTTCAACAACTTCCCGGCCGTGAAGATCACGGCGAACGCCGCGCCTGGCTACGCGTCGGGCCAGGTGATCAGCACGCTCGAAGAACTCGCGACGCAGATGCCGTCCGAGTACGGCATCGCATGGAGCGGCGAGGCGTTCGAGGCGAAGCAGTCGGGCGGCACGTCCGGCCTCGTGTTCGTGTTCGGCCTGATCATGGTGTTCCTGATTCTCGCGGCGCAGTACGAGAAGTGGAGCCTGCCGTTCGGCGTGCTGATGGCGGTGCCGTTCGCGCTGTTCGGCGCGCTGCTCGCGATCCTGCTGCGCGGGTTGAACAACGACGTGTACTTCCAGATCGGGCTGACGATGCTCGTCGCGCTTGCGGCGAAGAACGCGATTCTCATCTTCGAGTTCGCGGTGCTCAACCGCGAGGCGGGCAAGTCGGTGTTCGACGCGACGATGACGGCGGCCGAAGAACGGTTGCGGCCGATCGTGATGACATCGCTGGCGTTCATTCTCGGCTGCGTGCCGCTCGCGATTGCGACGGGGGCGTCGGCGAACAGCCGGCATTCGATCGGCACGGGCGTCATCGGCGGGATGCTGGGCGCGACGGCGATTGCCGTGTTCTTCATTCCGATGTTCTTCTATGTGCTGGAGACGATGTCGGAGAAGAGTGCGAAGAAGAAGGACAAGAAGACGGGCGATGTGCCGCCTTCCGGGCCTGGCGCAACGCCCAGTGAGCCGAAGGTGCCACCGTCTGCAGGCGGTCCGTCTGTCGGTGGTGGGCCGACGACGAGCCTGTCTGCACCGCGCGAGGGTGACTGA
- a CDS encoding efflux transporter outer membrane subunit, with translation MRLATSFVCVFGVFALSGCLLGPNYSRPQVEVPATYRFPDNYASDVANTEWWKQFDDPVLNDLITTALANNNDVKVAAARVDQFLGQFVTTRAALLPHVDAGFDAERQRISTTSPLFSNITSPVFNSYQLALSASWEIDLFGHNRRLTEAARASLLSTEEAKRGTILTLVSSVASSYINLRSLDRQLEIAKATTSSRAESVHVFELRFKGGEVSQMELAQSQSEYEDSRSRIPQIESQIAQQEDALSVLLGRNPGDILRGRALGELAAPAVPAGLPSDLLERRPDLRQAEQDLVSANAQIGAAKALYFPQISITGLLGTQSGQFSKLFTGPARVWSFAGSVTQPIFEGGAIAGQVKQAEAVQQQALYSYRKAIQVAFQEVDDALISSQKLREQFDIQGRQVEALATYAHMARLRYEGGYTSYIEVLDAERSLFNAQLSQTQTQAGVLVSYVSLYKAMGGGWIITAEGMTTTQAHAGDTQQTPDAAKQDVK, from the coding sequence ATGCGCCTCGCGACATCCTTTGTATGCGTGTTCGGCGTCTTTGCGCTAAGCGGCTGTCTCCTCGGCCCGAACTACTCGCGTCCGCAGGTAGAAGTACCCGCGACCTACCGCTTCCCCGACAACTACGCCTCGGACGTCGCGAACACCGAATGGTGGAAACAGTTCGACGATCCCGTACTCAACGACCTGATCACCACCGCGCTCGCGAACAACAACGACGTGAAGGTCGCCGCCGCACGCGTCGACCAGTTCCTCGGCCAGTTCGTGACGACGCGCGCAGCACTGCTGCCGCACGTCGATGCGGGCTTCGATGCCGAACGCCAGCGCATCTCCACAACGTCGCCACTGTTCTCGAACATCACCAGTCCGGTGTTCAACTCGTATCAGCTGGCGCTGTCGGCGTCGTGGGAAATCGATCTGTTCGGTCACAACCGGCGTCTGACGGAAGCGGCGCGCGCGAGCCTGCTGTCGACGGAAGAGGCGAAGCGCGGCACGATCCTCACGCTCGTGTCGTCGGTGGCGTCGTCGTATATCAACCTGCGCAGTCTTGACCGGCAGCTGGAAATCGCCAAGGCGACCACATCGAGTCGCGCGGAATCGGTGCATGTGTTCGAACTGCGCTTCAAGGGCGGCGAAGTCTCGCAGATGGAACTCGCGCAGAGCCAGTCCGAATACGAGGACTCGCGCTCCCGCATTCCGCAGATCGAATCGCAGATCGCGCAGCAGGAAGATGCGCTGTCGGTGCTGCTCGGGCGCAATCCGGGCGATATCCTGCGCGGCCGTGCGCTCGGCGAACTGGCGGCGCCTGCGGTACCTGCCGGTTTGCCGTCGGATCTGCTCGAACGTCGGCCCGATCTGCGTCAGGCCGAACAGGATCTCGTTTCCGCCAATGCGCAGATCGGCGCGGCAAAAGCGCTGTATTTCCCGCAGATTTCGATTACGGGTCTGCTCGGTACGCAAAGCGGCCAGTTCTCGAAACTCTTCACGGGGCCGGCGCGCGTGTGGTCGTTTGCCGGATCGGTGACGCAGCCGATCTTCGAAGGTGGCGCGATTGCCGGTCAGGTGAAGCAGGCCGAAGCCGTGCAGCAGCAGGCACTGTATTCGTATCGCAAGGCGATCCAGGTGGCATTCCAGGAAGTCGACGATGCGCTGATCTCGTCGCAGAAACTGCGCGAACAGTTCGACATCCAGGGGCGGCAGGTGGAAGCGCTGGCCACATACGCGCATATGGCGAGGCTCCGATATGAAGGCGGCTACACGAGCTATATCGAAGTGCTCGATGCCGAACGCAGTCTCTTCAACGCTCAACTAAGCCAGACGCAGACGCAGGCCGGTGTGCTCGTGTCGTATGTGAGTCTGTACAAGGCGATGGGCGGCGGCTGGATCATTACGGCTGAGGGGATGACGACCACGCAGGCACATGCGGGCGACACCCAGCAAACGCCGGATGCTGCGAAACAGGACGTGAAATGA
- a CDS encoding TAXI family TRAP transporter solute-binding subunit has protein sequence MPRDHKLERSRKTPMTPGRRWLIGVGAVVLLIVLGWGLYTVIEPAFQTRIVITTGADKGIYRGFAERYAPLLKRDGVTLDIRSSSGSVENYQRLKDPASEYQVGFIQSGTTVPQETDQLQTIAAVSYEPIWVFYRDTATVNRLAQLRGKRIGVGVPGSGLGEVSRVLLDYSGITGDNTQIVEMDAPKAWRCLEDGCLDAAFFIGRPDAPMQQMLLNSDLKLMSFAQADALVQKFPSLKKVTFPRASTSIVNDSPQTDVTLLAATALLVAKDTLHPALVYLLLDAAKTVHAGEDYFTPLGAFPNLNTDEFPVASESERYFKSGRPFLQRYLPFWLASFIERRLLILLPFMAVLIGVVQALPRMLESRIKKRFVAGYRALKRLEDEIWKTTRPSAEQVSRWRDEIEHIDAQASQIRVPTRYLHDVYALKQAISVVRHRISTAAAGVSE, from the coding sequence ATGCCCAGGGACCACAAGCTCGAACGCAGCCGGAAGACACCGATGACGCCGGGCCGCCGCTGGCTGATCGGCGTGGGCGCGGTCGTCCTGCTGATCGTGCTCGGATGGGGGCTATACACGGTGATCGAACCGGCCTTCCAGACCCGCATCGTCATCACGACGGGCGCAGACAAGGGCATCTATCGCGGCTTCGCCGAACGCTACGCGCCGTTGCTCAAGCGTGATGGCGTGACGCTCGACATCCGCAGTTCGTCGGGTTCGGTCGAGAACTATCAGCGTCTGAAAGATCCCGCCAGCGAATACCAGGTCGGCTTCATTCAATCGGGCACCACCGTGCCGCAGGAAACCGATCAGTTGCAGACGATCGCCGCCGTATCGTATGAACCGATCTGGGTGTTCTATCGCGACACGGCGACCGTCAACCGGCTCGCGCAACTGCGCGGCAAGCGGATCGGCGTCGGCGTACCGGGCAGCGGGTTGGGGGAAGTGTCGCGTGTCTTGCTGGACTACAGCGGCATTACGGGCGACAACACGCAAATCGTCGAAATGGACGCGCCGAAGGCGTGGCGCTGCCTCGAAGACGGTTGTCTCGACGCGGCGTTTTTCATCGGCAGACCGGATGCGCCGATGCAGCAGATGCTCCTGAACAGCGACCTGAAACTGATGAGCTTCGCGCAGGCCGACGCGCTCGTGCAGAAGTTTCCGTCGCTGAAAAAGGTGACGTTTCCGCGCGCGTCGACGAGCATCGTCAACGACAGTCCGCAAACGGATGTCACGTTGCTGGCCGCGACGGCGCTGCTCGTCGCGAAGGACACGCTGCATCCGGCGCTCGTCTATCTGCTGCTCGACGCCGCGAAAACCGTGCATGCGGGCGAAGACTACTTCACGCCGCTCGGCGCGTTTCCGAATCTGAATACCGACGAATTTCCCGTTGCCAGCGAGAGCGAGCGCTATTTCAAGTCGGGACGTCCTTTTTTGCAGCGCTATTTGCCGTTCTGGCTCGCGAGCTTCATCGAACGGAGGCTGTTGATCCTGTTGCCGTTCATGGCCGTGCTGATCGGTGTGGTGCAGGCGCTGCCGCGCATGCTGGAGTCGCGCATCAAGAAGCGCTTCGTCGCTGGATATCGCGCGCTGAAAAGGCTGGAAGACGAGATCTGGAAGACGACACGGCCATCGGCGGAACAGGTTTCGCGCTGGCGCGACGAGATCGAACACATCGACGCGCAGGCGAGCCAGATACGCGTGCCGACGCGTTATCTGCACGACGTCTACGCGCTGAAGCAGGCCATCAGCGTGGTGAGGCATCGCATCTCGACGGCGGCGGCGGGCGTGAGTGAGTGA
- a CDS encoding PqiB family protein: MSRPPELPEAVAVPRKRWRIQWIWIVPVVAVLVGIWLAVQAVLSQGPTITISFKTGEGLEAGKTKIKFKDVDIGVVKKVALSDDYKRVIATAELTRDATDMLVGDTRFWVVRPRIAGGTVSGISTLLSGAFIGMDIGKAKDERRDYTGLEVPPVFASDVPGREFVLKATDLGSVDVGTPVYFRRLQVGQVTSFDLDKDGGGVTLHVFINAPYDRYVNTDSRFWQAGGIDVTLGTEGVQINTQSVVSILVGGLAFETPAKSLNQPEAESKATFTLFATRDDAMKLHESIVEKFAFDFQGSVRGLVVGAPVDFRGITVGEVAAIYTRFDPVTKRISIPVEVNLFPERFTSRYATEPKGGRLGDNPHALADFLVERGLRGQLKTGSLITGQLYIALDFFPDAPKAHVDWNRTPPEIPTTPSGLQSLQESLNRIIARIDGLPLEQIGKNAQQTLASTSLLMRNLNTQVVPQAKNALTAAQATLNSANTALQPDSALQQDTSDAVRELARTAASFRALSDYLQRHPEALLRGKTEDAK; this comes from the coding sequence ATGAGCCGCCCGCCCGAGCTACCCGAGGCCGTCGCCGTGCCGCGCAAGCGCTGGCGCATCCAGTGGATCTGGATCGTGCCCGTCGTCGCCGTGCTGGTCGGTATCTGGCTTGCCGTGCAGGCCGTTCTCTCGCAAGGTCCGACGATCACGATCAGCTTCAAGACGGGCGAAGGACTCGAAGCCGGAAAGACGAAGATCAAGTTCAAGGACGTCGATATCGGCGTCGTGAAGAAAGTCGCGCTGTCGGACGATTACAAGCGCGTGATCGCGACCGCCGAACTCACGCGCGATGCCACCGACATGCTCGTCGGCGACACGCGCTTCTGGGTCGTCAGACCGCGCATTGCGGGCGGCACGGTGTCGGGCATCAGCACGCTGCTGTCGGGTGCGTTCATCGGCATGGACATCGGCAAGGCGAAAGACGAACGGCGCGACTACACGGGGCTCGAAGTTCCGCCCGTGTTCGCGAGCGACGTGCCGGGTCGCGAGTTCGTGCTGAAAGCGACCGATCTCGGCTCCGTCGATGTCGGCACGCCCGTCTATTTCCGCCGCTTGCAGGTCGGCCAGGTGACGTCGTTCGATCTCGACAAGGACGGCGGCGGCGTCACGCTGCACGTGTTCATCAACGCGCCCTACGACCGCTACGTGAACACCGATTCGCGCTTCTGGCAGGCAGGCGGCATCGACGTCACGCTGGGCACGGAAGGCGTGCAGATCAACACGCAGTCGGTGGTGTCGATTCTCGTCGGCGGCCTCGCATTCGAGACGCCCGCGAAATCGCTCAATCAACCCGAAGCCGAGTCCAAAGCAACCTTTACGCTGTTCGCCACGCGCGACGATGCAATGAAGCTGCACGAGAGCATCGTCGAGAAGTTTGCCTTCGACTTTCAGGGGTCCGTGCGCGGCCTCGTGGTTGGCGCGCCCGTCGATTTCCGCGGCATCACGGTCGGCGAAGTCGCCGCGATCTATACGCGCTTCGATCCCGTCACAAAGCGCATCAGCATCCCCGTCGAGGTCAACCTCTTCCCCGAGCGCTTCACGTCGCGCTACGCGACCGAACCGAAAGGCGGACGCCTTGGCGACAACCCGCACGCACTTGCCGATTTTCTCGTCGAGCGCGGCTTGCGCGGGCAACTCAAGACGGGCAGTCTGATTACGGGTCAACTGTATATCGCGCTCGACTTTTTCCCCGATGCGCCAAAGGCTCACGTCGACTGGAACCGTACGCCGCCTGAAATTCCCACCACGCCGAGCGGCCTGCAATCGCTGCAGGAATCGCTGAACCGGATCATTGCGCGCATCGACGGCTTGCCGCTCGAACAGATCGGCAAGAACGCGCAACAGACGCTGGCGAGCACCAGCCTGCTGATGCGCAACCTCAACACGCAGGTGGTGCCGCAGGCGAAGAACGCGCTGACTGCCGCGCAGGCCACGCTCAATTCCGCGAACACCGCGCTTCAACCCGACTCGGCGCTGCAGCAGGATACGAGCGATGCGGTGCGCGAACTCGCGCGCACGGCTGCGTCGTTCCGCGCACTCTCCGATTATCTGCAGCGGCATCCCGAAGCGCTGCTGCGCGGGAAAACGGAGGACGCGAAATGA
- a CDS encoding response regulator transcription factor, giving the protein MDADKRFVAVVDDDTSVCRAIQRLLRSVGITADVFPSGDEFLYALGATPHYDPGCVILDIQMPGTDGVEVQRRLRGRKLPAIFITAYDDDEMREQVMAAGAQAYFSKPFDDAVFIQSVCVALGVQRSG; this is encoded by the coding sequence ATGGATGCGGACAAACGCTTTGTTGCCGTAGTCGACGACGACACCTCCGTCTGTCGGGCAATCCAGCGGCTGCTGCGTTCCGTCGGCATCACGGCCGATGTCTTTCCGAGCGGCGACGAGTTTCTGTATGCGCTCGGCGCGACTCCTCACTACGATCCTGGCTGCGTGATCCTGGACATCCAGATGCCCGGAACCGACGGCGTCGAAGTGCAGCGCAGACTTCGCGGACGCAAGCTGCCCGCGATCTTCATCACCGCCTACGACGACGATGAGATGCGCGAGCAGGTCATGGCAGCGGGCGCGCAGGCGTACTTCAGCAAGCCGTTCGACGATGCCGTATTCATTCAGAGCGTATGTGTCGCATTAGGCGTTCAGCGTTCTGGTTAG
- a CDS encoding efflux RND transporter periplasmic adaptor subunit gives MASLSNRISNFSGLATVEGPARNRPQRALALWPCLLAFAALTACKKAPTEPPRPTVEVTVVTVAQKETPVDFEFTAQTQSSREVEIRARVDGFLERRLYDEGALVKEGQVLFVMDRKPFEAALQSAKGALAQQQARLLVTKQNLARVIPLAAQNALSKKDLDDATGNEKQAEAAVIAAQGEVRTAELNLSYCTIRSPLKGLSSFARVQDGSYVTPTQSGLLTYVYQLDPMWVNFSISENELLRYREQITKGLLRFPPDNKFDVTVIQADGSIYPEKGRIDFTNPAFSQQTGTFLVRATFSNPNGTLRPGQFVRAKVSGAVRPNAILVPQRAVLQGAKSHFVWVLDQDSKPHQRVIDVGDWHGDDWFVNEGLKAGERVVVDGAIRVSSDAQIKVVSAPPGGTPAAPASAPAASASAPAATLAQRASP, from the coding sequence ATGGCGTCTTTGTCGAATCGCATATCGAACTTCAGCGGGTTGGCCACGGTAGAAGGACCGGCCCGGAATCGGCCGCAGAGAGCGCTCGCGCTGTGGCCATGCCTGTTGGCATTCGCCGCGCTCACCGCCTGCAAGAAAGCCCCCACCGAACCGCCACGCCCGACTGTCGAAGTGACCGTCGTCACCGTCGCGCAGAAAGAAACCCCCGTTGACTTCGAATTCACTGCGCAGACGCAGAGTTCGCGTGAGGTGGAGATTCGTGCGCGCGTCGACGGTTTTCTTGAGCGGCGGCTCTATGACGAAGGCGCGCTGGTCAAGGAAGGCCAGGTGCTGTTCGTGATGGACCGCAAGCCTTTCGAAGCCGCGCTTCAATCCGCCAAGGGCGCGCTCGCACAGCAGCAGGCACGCCTGCTCGTCACCAAGCAGAACCTCGCACGCGTGATTCCCCTTGCTGCGCAAAACGCATTGAGCAAGAAGGATCTCGACGACGCAACGGGCAACGAGAAACAGGCCGAAGCCGCTGTGATCGCCGCACAGGGTGAAGTGCGCACGGCCGAACTGAACCTGAGCTACTGCACGATCCGCTCGCCGCTCAAGGGTCTCTCCAGCTTCGCGCGTGTGCAGGACGGCAGCTATGTGACGCCGACACAATCCGGCCTGCTCACGTACGTCTACCAGCTCGATCCGATGTGGGTGAACTTCAGCATCTCCGAGAACGAACTGCTGCGCTACCGCGAACAGATCACCAAGGGCCTGCTGCGTTTCCCGCCTGATAACAAGTTCGACGTGACAGTGATCCAGGCCGACGGTTCCATCTATCCCGAGAAAGGCCGCATCGATTTCACGAACCCCGCGTTCAGCCAGCAGACGGGCACGTTCCTCGTGCGCGCGACGTTCTCCAATCCGAACGGCACGTTGCGCCCGGGGCAGTTCGTGCGTGCGAAGGTGTCGGGCGCGGTGCGGCCGAATGCGATTCTCGTGCCGCAGCGCGCGGTGCTGCAAGGCGCGAAGAGCCACTTCGTGTGGGTGCTCGACCAGGATTCGAAACCGCATCAGCGCGTGATCGATGTCGGCGACTGGCACGGCGACGACTGGTTTGTGAACGAAGGCCTGAAGGCGGGCGAACGCGTGGTGGTCGACGGCGCGATCCGCGTGTCGTCGGATGCGCAGATCAAGGTGGTCAGTGCGCCACCGGGTGGGACGCCTGCCGCACCCGCTTCGGCACCCGCGGCTTCGGCATCAGCGCCCGCCGCGACGCTCGCGCAGCGCGCCAGCCCATGA